A genomic window from Slackia heliotrinireducens DSM 20476 includes:
- a CDS encoding anaerobic ribonucleoside-triphosphate reductase activating protein, with protein MRIQGLQKMTLLDYPGRVACTVFLGGCDFRCPFCHNFELVVGPLPVAMEDEEFFAFLDKRHGLLDGVAITGGEPCLRRDLPEFIKKIRDAGFPVKLDTNGYHPEMLKHLLDEKLVDYVAMDVKNSPAKYARTIGLETIDTERITESINLLMHSGIDYEFRTTVVRQFHEAQDFEEIGAWIAGAERYFLQPFTFRDTVPDPTLSAPDPSELQNYRDIAARYVTLAEIRGMDS; from the coding sequence ATGAGAATTCAAGGCCTGCAGAAGATGACGTTGCTCGACTACCCGGGACGCGTTGCGTGCACGGTGTTTCTGGGCGGCTGCGACTTCCGCTGCCCCTTCTGCCACAATTTCGAGCTGGTGGTGGGGCCTTTGCCCGTCGCCATGGAGGACGAAGAGTTCTTCGCGTTTCTGGACAAGCGCCACGGCCTGCTTGACGGCGTAGCCATCACCGGCGGCGAACCCTGCCTGCGCCGCGACCTGCCCGAATTCATCAAGAAGATCCGAGACGCCGGCTTTCCCGTGAAGCTGGACACCAACGGCTACCACCCCGAAATGCTCAAGCATCTGCTGGACGAGAAGCTGGTGGACTACGTGGCCATGGATGTGAAGAACTCGCCCGCCAAATACGCCAGGACCATCGGGCTTGAAACCATCGATACCGAACGCATCACCGAGAGCATCAACCTGCTCATGCATTCCGGTATCGACTACGAATTCCGTACCACCGTGGTGCGCCAGTTCCACGAGGCGCAGGATTTTGAAGAGATAGGGGCCTGGATCGCCGGAGCCGAGCGGTATTTCCTGCAGCCGTTCACATTCCGCGACACGGTCCCCGACCCTACGCTTTCCGCTCCCGACCCCTCTGAACTGCAGAATTACCGCGACATCGCCGCCCGTTACGTCACGTTGGCCGAAATCAGAGGAATGGACTCGTAG
- a CDS encoding NAD(P)/FAD-dependent oxidoreductase has translation MHDIIVVGAGPAGMTAALYALRNGKSVLIIEKEGFGGQMTLSPKIENYPGTVQISGMELADQMMNQIIEQGVDFEIEEVTGITQENGTFTVSTDDGEHQAKAVIIATGVKHRMLGLEGEDDLVGDGISFCAVCDGDFYTDKVVCVAGGGNSALQEAVLLATKCKEVIMLQDLEFFTGEERLQEVLFANENVSAHTNTLIKSLVTGKDGLRGVEIADRTTGESQVVGCDGLFVAIGLIPDNIPYAELADLNDWGYFDSDENCTTKTPGLFVAGDCRSKSIRQITTASGDGAVAALAACRYINLS, from the coding sequence ATGCATGACATCATCGTGGTGGGTGCAGGCCCCGCAGGCATGACGGCGGCCCTGTATGCGCTCAGGAACGGCAAGAGCGTCCTGATCATCGAGAAGGAAGGCTTCGGCGGGCAGATGACCCTGTCCCCCAAGATCGAGAACTACCCCGGCACGGTGCAGATCTCCGGCATGGAGCTTGCCGACCAGATGATGAACCAGATCATCGAGCAGGGCGTGGATTTCGAGATCGAAGAGGTGACGGGCATCACGCAGGAAAACGGCACCTTCACCGTAAGCACCGATGACGGAGAGCATCAGGCGAAAGCCGTCATCATCGCGACCGGCGTCAAGCACCGCATGCTGGGGCTTGAAGGCGAAGACGACCTGGTTGGCGACGGCATCTCGTTCTGCGCGGTGTGCGACGGCGACTTCTACACCGACAAGGTAGTCTGCGTGGCCGGCGGCGGCAACTCCGCCCTGCAGGAAGCCGTGCTTCTGGCCACCAAGTGCAAAGAGGTCATCATGCTGCAGGACCTGGAATTCTTCACCGGCGAAGAGCGCCTGCAGGAGGTGCTGTTCGCAAACGAGAACGTAAGCGCCCACACGAACACCCTCATCAAATCGCTGGTCACCGGCAAAGACGGTCTGCGCGGCGTCGAGATCGCCGACCGCACCACCGGCGAATCCCAGGTCGTGGGCTGCGACGGCCTGTTCGTGGCCATCGGCCTGATTCCCGACAACATCCCCTACGCCGAGCTTGCCGACCTGAACGACTGGGGTTATTTCGACTCGGACGAGAACTGCACCACCAAGACGCCGGGTCTGTTCGTGGCCGGCGACTGCCGCAGCAAGTCCATCCGTCAGATTACCACGGCCTCCGGCGACGGCGCCGTAGCAGCGCTTGCCGCCTGCCGCTACATCAATCTGAGCTAA
- a CDS encoding uroporphyrinogen decarboxylase family protein, which produces MQVRKDEMTSNERMAAYFDGEEVDRLPAMPMVDSFGPRLAGYEMRYKRLSAEHQVEVQKACYDLLGLDGLSIEYGLHGIGQACGTVLNDPADRTPSIDKHVLESIEQVDRLDLDCVLRKNDPWIDMCMTACEMLVDQMGDVVGTSASLTGPLTAAASLLPMRDLLVATRKKPELARKLIRFSTDALKLVSDQFASLGVDIFICDPVASGDIINEKTYREWVLPYTQELAPVIHKHNVAMGYHICGNTNKITGAMLESGCDMLSVDAKVPLTFAKEMGGDKVPIIGNVDPMDVMMLGTPDEVRENVLRNIEDCVDSPCGYIVSTGCDLPVNTPLENVVAFMDAVREYGSVRIGQKGSAV; this is translated from the coding sequence ATGCAGGTGAGAAAAGATGAGATGACCTCGAATGAGCGTATGGCGGCGTACTTCGATGGGGAAGAGGTGGACCGCCTGCCCGCCATGCCGATGGTCGATTCCTTCGGCCCCAGGCTTGCCGGATACGAGATGCGTTACAAGCGTCTTTCGGCGGAGCACCAGGTGGAAGTGCAGAAGGCCTGCTACGACCTGCTGGGATTGGACGGTCTGTCTATCGAGTACGGTCTGCACGGCATCGGCCAGGCCTGCGGCACCGTCCTGAACGATCCGGCCGACAGGACGCCATCCATCGACAAGCACGTGCTTGAATCCATCGAGCAGGTCGACCGACTCGATCTGGACTGCGTGCTGCGCAAGAACGACCCGTGGATCGACATGTGCATGACGGCCTGCGAAATGCTGGTGGACCAGATGGGCGATGTGGTGGGGACGTCGGCTAGTCTGACCGGTCCTTTGACGGCCGCAGCGAGCCTTCTTCCCATGCGCGACCTACTGGTGGCCACCCGCAAGAAACCCGAGCTTGCCCGCAAGCTCATCCGGTTCTCGACCGACGCTCTCAAGCTGGTGAGCGACCAGTTCGCAAGCCTGGGCGTGGACATCTTCATCTGCGACCCGGTGGCATCGGGCGACATCATCAACGAGAAGACCTATCGCGAATGGGTGCTGCCCTACACCCAGGAGCTGGCGCCTGTCATCCATAAGCACAACGTGGCCATGGGTTACCACATCTGCGGCAACACCAACAAGATCACGGGAGCTATGCTGGAATCGGGCTGCGACATGCTGAGTGTGGACGCGAAGGTGCCGCTGACCTTCGCGAAAGAGATGGGCGGCGACAAGGTGCCGATCATCGGCAACGTCGACCCCATGGACGTCATGATGCTGGGCACGCCCGACGAGGTGCGCGAAAACGTGCTGCGAAATATCGAGGATTGCGTCGATTCGCCCTGCGGATACATCGTCTCGACCGGGTGTGACCTTCCTGTCAATACACCTTTGGAGAACGTGGTGGCGTTCATGGATGCCGTGCGCGAGTACGGTTCGGTCCGTATCGGCCAGAAGGGAAGCGCTGTCTAA
- a CDS encoding ribonucleoside triphosphate reductase translates to MYQVVKRDGKIVDFSIDKISVAITKAFDALNKQYHPSVIELIALHVTSDFEDKIVDDKITVEDIQDSVEKVLSESGYADVAKAYILYRRQREKVRNVNSALLNYKDLVDNYLKINDWRVKENSTVTYSVGGLILSNSGAITANYWLSEVYDDEIAEAHRSAAIHLHDLSMLTGYCAGWSLKQLIQEGLGGVPGKITSSPASHLSTLCNQMVNFLGIMQNEWAGAQAFSSFDTYLAPFVKVDNLSQKEVKQCIQSFIYGVNTPSRWGTQAPFSNITLDWTVPNDLKNLNAIVGGKEMDFTYGECQHEMDMVNKAFIDIMIEGDANGRGFQYPIPTYSITRDFNWDETENNKLLFEMTAKYGTPYFSNYINSDMEPSDVRSMCCRLRLDLRELRKKSGGFFGSGESTGSIGVVTINLPRIAYLATDEADFYARLDHLMDVAARSLKTKRAVITTLLDKGLYPYTKRYLGTFENHFSTIGLIGMNEVGLNANWLRADLTDERVQRFARDVLNHMRNRLSDYQEMYGDLYNLEATPAESTTYRFAKHDKEKYPDIITANMNGTPYYTNSSHLPVGYTEDVFSALDIQDDLQTLYTSGTVFHAFLGEKLPDWKAAANLVRKIAENYKLPYYTMSPTYSVCKDHGYLTGEQFTCPHCGAKTEVYSRITGYYRPVQNWNDGKAQEYKDRKVYNIGHSTLTHQGPNPAPVDDVIWEAAQERGCCEPAQVLMTPEAEPEVESAPAPAADNPQIILFKTPTCPNCRAAGALLDKAGIAYQAVNADESKELVEKYGVKQAPTLVVLKDDGFESYRNVSNIKGWIKER, encoded by the coding sequence ATGTACCAGGTTGTCAAACGAGACGGTAAAATCGTCGATTTCTCCATCGACAAGATCAGTGTGGCCATCACGAAGGCGTTCGACGCGCTCAACAAGCAGTACCACCCCAGCGTCATCGAGCTCATCGCGCTCCATGTCACCTCCGACTTCGAGGATAAGATCGTCGACGACAAGATCACCGTCGAAGACATCCAGGACAGCGTGGAGAAGGTGCTTTCCGAGTCCGGTTACGCCGACGTAGCCAAGGCTTACATCCTGTATCGCCGCCAGCGCGAAAAGGTGCGCAACGTCAACTCCGCACTGCTCAACTACAAAGACCTGGTCGACAACTACCTGAAGATCAACGACTGGCGCGTCAAGGAGAACTCCACCGTCACCTACTCCGTCGGCGGCCTCATCCTTTCGAACTCTGGCGCCATCACCGCCAACTACTGGCTGTCCGAGGTCTACGACGACGAAATCGCCGAGGCCCATCGCAGTGCCGCCATCCATCTGCATGACCTGTCCATGCTCACCGGCTACTGCGCCGGCTGGAGCTTAAAGCAGCTCATCCAGGAGGGTCTGGGCGGCGTCCCGGGCAAGATCACCTCTTCGCCGGCCAGCCACCTGTCCACCCTGTGCAACCAGATGGTCAACTTCCTGGGCATCATGCAGAACGAGTGGGCCGGCGCCCAGGCGTTCTCTTCCTTCGACACCTACCTGGCCCCCTTCGTCAAGGTAGACAACCTGTCCCAGAAGGAAGTCAAGCAGTGCATCCAGTCGTTCATCTACGGCGTCAACACCCCCAGCCGTTGGGGCACCCAGGCACCCTTCTCCAACATCACGTTGGACTGGACGGTCCCCAACGACCTGAAGAACCTCAACGCCATCGTCGGCGGCAAGGAGATGGACTTCACCTACGGCGAATGCCAGCACGAGATGGATATGGTCAACAAGGCGTTCATCGACATCATGATCGAAGGCGACGCCAACGGCCGCGGTTTCCAGTATCCCATCCCCACGTACTCCATCACCCGTGATTTCAACTGGGACGAGACCGAGAACAACAAGCTGCTGTTCGAGATGACGGCCAAGTACGGCACGCCCTACTTCAGCAACTACATCAACTCCGACATGGAACCCTCCGACGTGCGTTCCATGTGCTGCCGCCTGCGCCTTGACCTGCGCGAACTGCGTAAGAAGTCCGGCGGCTTCTTCGGCAGCGGCGAATCCACCGGATCGATCGGCGTCGTGACCATCAACCTGCCCCGCATCGCCTACCTGGCAACCGACGAGGCCGACTTCTACGCACGCCTCGACCACCTGATGGACGTGGCCGCCCGCAGTCTCAAGACCAAGCGCGCGGTCATCACCACGCTGCTGGACAAGGGCCTGTACCCCTACACCAAGCGCTACCTGGGCACCTTCGAAAACCACTTCTCCACTATCGGCCTTATCGGCATGAACGAAGTGGGCCTGAACGCCAACTGGCTGCGCGCCGACCTGACCGACGAGCGCGTGCAGCGCTTCGCCCGTGACGTGCTCAACCACATGCGTAACCGCCTGTCCGACTACCAGGAGATGTACGGCGACCTGTACAACCTGGAAGCCACGCCGGCCGAGTCCACCACGTACCGTTTCGCCAAGCACGACAAGGAGAAGTACCCCGACATCATCACGGCCAACATGAACGGCACGCCGTATTACACCAATTCCAGCCACCTGCCCGTGGGCTACACCGAGGACGTCTTCAGCGCGCTGGACATCCAGGACGACCTGCAGACCCTCTACACCTCCGGCACGGTGTTCCATGCGTTCCTCGGCGAGAAGCTGCCCGACTGGAAGGCGGCCGCCAACCTGGTGCGCAAGATCGCCGAGAACTACAAGCTGCCCTACTACACCATGTCGCCCACCTATTCGGTGTGCAAGGACCACGGCTACCTGACCGGCGAGCAGTTCACCTGCCCGCACTGCGGCGCCAAGACCGAGGTCTACAGCCGCATCACCGGCTACTACCGTCCGGTCCAGAACTGGAACGACGGTAAGGCCCAGGAGTACAAGGACCGCAAGGTGTACAACATCGGGCACTCCACCCTTACGCATCAGGGTCCGAACCCGGCGCCTGTGGACGACGTCATCTGGGAAGCCGCCCAGGAGCGCGGCTGCTGCGAGCCCGCACAGGTGCTCATGACGCCCGAGGCCGAGCCCGAGGTCGAATCCGCACCCGCACCCGCTGCCGACAATCCGCAGATCATCCTGTTCAAGACCCCCACATGCCCCAACTGCAGGGCCGCAGGTGCGCTTCTGGACAAGGCCGGCATCGCCTACCAGGCGGTCAACGCCGACGAATCCAAGGAGCTCGTCGAGAAGTACGGCGTCAAGCAGGCCCCGACGCTGGTGGTCCTGAAGGACGACGGCTTCGAGAGCTATCGCAACGTCTCGAACATCAAGGGCTGGATCAAGGAGCGCTAA
- a CDS encoding DUF4037 domain-containing protein: protein MQGLEISKAYFDEYGMPMLREQFGDLMPHLAAGLFGSGSECFGFDDELSRDHDFDPGFMLLLPGEDVIDRKQEFALERAYAKLPKEFMGVKRPMLAPVGGARRGVLRAADVFREKTGSPDGILTVEQWLTTPSHALAEAVNGRVFFDGSGEVTRIRQRLSRYPEDIRRKKLAGHLLSAGQAGQYNYRRCLDHGESAAAQLTVFSFVQSAMETVFLLNNVYQPFYKWRFRAMRALPKLALDAELFEYLLTTHNDGDLAEEKLQVIEGIAADLIEELQAQGLTRATCGDLEKHAYSVNDGIVDGDIRNLHILAGV, encoded by the coding sequence ATGCAGGGCCTTGAAATCTCGAAGGCGTATTTCGACGAGTACGGCATGCCGATGCTTCGCGAGCAGTTCGGCGATTTGATGCCGCACCTGGCAGCTGGCCTGTTCGGCAGCGGGTCGGAATGCTTCGGATTCGACGACGAGTTGTCCCGCGACCACGATTTCGATCCGGGGTTCATGTTGCTGCTGCCCGGCGAAGACGTCATCGACCGTAAGCAGGAGTTCGCCTTAGAGCGCGCCTACGCCAAGCTGCCCAAGGAGTTCATGGGCGTGAAGCGGCCGATGCTCGCCCCGGTTGGCGGCGCCCGCCGAGGCGTGCTGCGCGCCGCGGACGTGTTTAGGGAGAAGACGGGAAGCCCCGACGGTATCCTCACCGTTGAGCAGTGGCTCACGACCCCTTCCCACGCGCTGGCCGAAGCCGTCAACGGGCGTGTCTTCTTCGACGGGTCGGGCGAGGTCACCCGCATCCGCCAGCGTCTTTCCCGCTACCCCGAGGACATCCGCCGCAAAAAGCTGGCGGGACACTTGCTTTCCGCAGGTCAAGCGGGGCAATACAACTACCGCCGCTGCCTGGACCATGGCGAGTCCGCAGCAGCCCAGCTGACGGTTTTTTCCTTCGTGCAAAGCGCCATGGAGACCGTCTTTCTGCTTAACAACGTCTACCAGCCCTTCTACAAGTGGCGGTTCCGCGCAATGCGGGCCCTGCCGAAACTGGCGTTGGATGCGGAGCTTTTCGAATACCTGCTCACCACCCACAACGATGGCGACCTTGCCGAAGAGAAACTCCAGGTCATAGAGGGTATAGCTGCCGACCTTATCGAAGAGCTGCAGGCCCAAGGCCTCACTCGGGCAACCTGTGGCGATTTGGAGAAGCATGCGTATTCCGTCAACGACGGAATCGTCGACGGGGATATCCGCAACCTGCACATCCTGGCTGGTGTATAA